A single genomic interval of Flectobacillus major DSM 103 harbors:
- a CDS encoding (Fe-S)-binding protein — protein sequence MRIGLFIPCYVDQFYPQVAIATLNLLEKYGCDVHFPLNQTCCGQPMANSGFEHLTGGCNELFISNFDDFDYIVCPSGSCTLHIKEHLHDEKQEHKAQGIRKKVYELVEFLTDILKVENLEASFPHKVGLHQSCHGQRGLKLSQMTELNAPFFSKPQYLLSKVKDLELVELSRKDECCGFGGTFCVSEEAVSVRMGQDRVNDHIQHGVAYITGGDMSCLMHLEGILKRQNSPVKVIHIAEILNSK from the coding sequence ATGCGAATTGGCTTATTTATACCGTGTTATGTAGATCAATTTTACCCGCAAGTAGCTATTGCTACCCTCAATTTGCTGGAAAAATATGGTTGTGATGTGCATTTTCCTTTGAACCAAACTTGCTGTGGACAACCTATGGCCAATTCGGGCTTTGAACACCTCACAGGAGGGTGTAACGAATTGTTTATCAGTAATTTTGATGATTTTGACTATATCGTTTGCCCTTCAGGAAGCTGTACGCTACATATCAAAGAACATTTGCACGACGAAAAACAAGAGCATAAAGCCCAAGGAATCAGAAAGAAGGTATATGAGTTGGTCGAGTTTTTAACGGATATACTAAAGGTTGAAAACCTAGAGGCTTCTTTTCCGCATAAAGTTGGTTTGCACCAAAGTTGTCATGGACAAAGAGGGCTTAAACTTTCGCAAATGACAGAACTTAATGCTCCTTTTTTCTCAAAGCCCCAATACCTCCTGTCGAAAGTAAAGGATTTGGAATTGGTAGAGTTGTCTCGCAAAGATGAATGCTGTGGCTTTGGAGGTACTTTTTGTGTGTCGGAAGAAGCCGTTTCGGTAAGAATGGGGCAAGACCGAGTAAACGACCACATACAACATGGAGTAGCCTATATTACAGGTGGCGATATGTCGTGTTTGATGCACTTGGAAGGTATATTAAAAAGACAGAATAGCCCAGTAAAAGTAATTCATATTGCCGAAATTTTGAATAGCAAATAA
- a CDS encoding PepSY-associated TM helix domain-containing protein, producing MQKFKKITGKIHLWLGLTSGLVVFIVSITGCLYAFQEEIQDATEPFRFVEVQNLAMLPPASLQDIANRALPNKHLHAVMYSGGEHAAQAIFYHYEPSYYYIVYLNPYTGEVLKVKDMDKDFFRIVLNGHYYLWLPPAIGQPVVASATLIFFVLLITGIILWWPKNKSAVKQRFNIKWNAQWRRKNYDLHNVLGFYASWIVVVIVITGLVWGFQWFASSVYWTIGGQKSLQYQEPVSNVALKNLKEPRPMPAIDQIWYRMLNENPNAASIEVHIPETDSSSIAVNINAEHGTYWQTDYRYFDQFSLKEQHVGHVYGRIAEATQSDKLFRMNYDIHVGAIFGLAGKVLAFLVSLVSASLPVTGVIIWWGRRKKNKKMPSPTTKPSISSVNAVE from the coding sequence ATGCAAAAGTTTAAAAAAATTACGGGAAAAATACACCTCTGGCTCGGACTCACGTCTGGGCTAGTGGTGTTTATTGTAAGTATTACGGGTTGTTTATATGCCTTCCAAGAAGAAATTCAAGATGCTACCGAACCATTTCGGTTTGTTGAAGTACAAAACCTCGCCATGTTGCCACCAGCATCTTTACAAGATATTGCCAATAGGGCTTTACCCAATAAACATTTGCATGCAGTCATGTATTCGGGAGGCGAACACGCTGCTCAGGCTATATTTTACCATTATGAACCCTCTTATTATTACATCGTTTATCTCAATCCCTACACAGGCGAGGTGCTGAAGGTAAAAGATATGGATAAAGATTTTTTTAGAATAGTCCTCAACGGACACTATTACCTATGGCTACCTCCAGCTATTGGTCAGCCGGTGGTGGCTTCTGCCACACTGATATTCTTTGTATTGTTGATTACAGGTATTATTTTGTGGTGGCCCAAAAATAAAAGTGCCGTTAAGCAACGCTTCAATATAAAATGGAATGCTCAGTGGCGTAGAAAAAACTATGACTTGCATAATGTTTTAGGATTTTATGCTTCGTGGATTGTGGTTGTTATTGTTATTACGGGCTTGGTGTGGGGGTTTCAATGGTTTGCTAGTTCGGTTTATTGGACAATTGGCGGTCAAAAATCGTTACAGTACCAAGAGCCTGTTTCTAATGTAGCCTTAAAAAATCTGAAAGAGCCACGCCCTATGCCTGCAATCGACCAGATTTGGTATAGGATGCTCAACGAAAATCCTAATGCTGCAAGTATAGAGGTACATATTCCCGAAACGGACTCGTCGAGTATTGCGGTCAATATCAATGCCGAACATGGTACTTATTGGCAAACGGATTATCGGTATTTCGACCAATTTTCTTTGAAAGAACAGCACGTGGGTCATGTTTATGGCCGTATAGCCGAAGCCACACAATCCGATAAATTGTTTAGGATGAATTATGATATTCATGTTGGTGCAATTTTTGGATTAGCAGGAAAAGTTTTGGCTTTTTTGGTAAGCTTGGTTTCAGCGAGTTTGCCTGTAACGGGTGTAATCATTTGGTGGGGCAGAAGAAAGAAAAATAAAAAAATGCCTTCACCAACCACAAAACCTTCAATATCAAGTGTAAATGCTGTAGAATAA
- a CDS encoding FAD-binding protein, with translation MNKRTFLKTSSVLVTGSVLSPLMKFSNDEPRTNWAGNFKYTAKQYFQPKTLAEAQHLVAKTPILRGLGSRHSFNSIADSSEVQISLKELHQVVSLDKAQQQVTVEGGVTYGQVCQQLHQNGFALHNLASLPHISVAGACATATHGSGIKNGNLATSVAALEVIDAKGNLVVFSKEKNREEFNGAVVGLGGLGLISKVTLDLLPTFNMTQAVYQNMPMKALESNFDAVVASGYSVSLFTDWQNQRINQVWIKSKADGIQSASSAPELLGATLAHKHLHPLEDLSPENCTEQMGKIGPWYERMPHFKMGFTPSSGKELQSEYFLPIEHAYHAMMALEKLHEKVSPHLFISEIRTIATDDLWMSPCLGQPCVAFHFTWKQDWPAVKALLPLIEAQLAPFNARPHWGKLFTMPPQKLQSLIKKLPEFKELLATYDPKGKFRNSFLNHNLYTK, from the coding sequence ATGAATAAAAGAACATTTTTAAAGACATCGTCTGTTTTAGTAACAGGCAGTGTGTTGTCGCCACTCATGAAATTTTCAAACGACGAACCAAGAACCAACTGGGCAGGTAATTTTAAATATACGGCCAAACAGTATTTTCAACCCAAAACATTGGCCGAGGCTCAGCATTTGGTAGCCAAAACACCAATACTCAGAGGCTTGGGTAGTCGACATTCTTTTAATAGTATTGCAGATAGTAGTGAAGTACAAATTTCTCTAAAAGAGCTTCATCAAGTAGTGTCTTTAGATAAAGCCCAACAGCAGGTTACCGTAGAAGGAGGCGTCACGTATGGCCAGGTATGTCAACAGCTACACCAGAACGGCTTTGCTTTACATAATTTGGCATCGTTGCCCCATATTTCTGTGGCAGGGGCTTGTGCTACGGCCACACACGGCTCTGGAATAAAAAATGGTAACTTGGCAACAAGTGTGGCGGCTTTGGAAGTAATAGATGCCAAAGGGAATTTGGTGGTTTTTTCTAAAGAAAAAAATCGAGAGGAGTTTAATGGTGCTGTTGTGGGCTTGGGAGGACTAGGATTGATTTCTAAAGTAACATTGGATTTATTGCCAACCTTCAACATGACACAGGCGGTATATCAGAATATGCCCATGAAAGCATTAGAAAGTAATTTTGATGCAGTAGTGGCAAGTGGCTATAGTGTAAGCCTTTTTACCGACTGGCAAAACCAGCGGATTAATCAGGTTTGGATAAAAAGTAAAGCTGATGGTATTCAATCGGCAAGTTCTGCTCCTGAGCTGTTGGGAGCGACATTGGCTCACAAACATTTGCACCCTTTGGAAGACCTCTCTCCTGAAAATTGTACTGAACAAATGGGCAAAATAGGGCCTTGGTACGAGCGAATGCCACATTTCAAAATGGGCTTTACGCCAAGTAGTGGCAAAGAGTTACAATCAGAGTATTTTTTGCCTATCGAACACGCCTATCATGCGATGATGGCTTTGGAAAAACTTCATGAAAAGGTTTCGCCTCATTTGTTTATTTCTGAAATCAGAACTATCGCAACCGACGATTTGTGGATGAGTCCGTGTTTGGGACAACCTTGTGTAGCGTTTCACTTTACTTGGAAACAAGACTGGCCAGCCGTAAAAGCCTTATTGCCACTTATTGAAGCACAACTTGCTCCGTTCAATGCAAGGCCGCATTGGGGCAAATTATTTACGATGCCTCCCCAAAAACTACAATCCCTTATCAAGAAATTGCCCGAATTTAAGGAGCTTTTGGCTACCTACGACCCTAAAGGCAAGTTCAGGAATTCGTTTTTAAACCATAATCTTTATACCAAATAA
- a CDS encoding TonB-dependent receptor: protein MKKYYYSLFLMLCAYFTMAQTAIVKGRITTKDGKPAEFVNVIIKGTNKGTIANEHGEYELANLKAGNYTVQASFVGLAALQKKVRLENGQTTQVDFVLDEDSQQLKEVVVVSNPSKYVTDYPSISLRLKTPLLELPQNIQVVTKQLLQDQQIFDMLEGVTRNVSGVTRLEHWDNYALLNMRGSQIAAFRNGMNVQMSWGPLAEDMSMIERIEFVKGPAGFMLANGEPAGFYNVVTKKPTGITKGEATMTVGSFGTYRSTLDLDGKLSEDGKLLYRLNLMGQMKGSHRDFEFNNRVSVAPVIKYQFNDKTSLTAEYTYQYNQMSMIGSNYSFSKKGYADLPVNFTTAEANMPTTNINDNTLFLTLAHAINKNWKFTGQVAYMNYKQIGQSMWPSGFSADGDTLYRNMGIWDIDGTNKLGQFFVNGDFTTGRIKHLLLGGIDMGSKNYFHDWSKSQDIGSLAIYKPQYGLVAATSYPKFDRSLSLRERGVNYYQNYTGIYLQDEIHLIENKLRLTLAGRYTTSTDGNPYSGAAKADKFTPRIGLSYSLDKHTTAYGVFDEAFIPQAGADKNGKGFDPITGNNKELGLKREWLGGLWTTTLAAYRITKNNVLTADPSNPNFSIQLGQTQTEGIEFDLRGQIVHGLDLTLNYAYTDAKVTKDTDPKKVGVPVAGSTKNIANAWIAYKATNGAIKGWGLSLGGQYQAGRSSWYVFDGTTQPLKDYFRMDGAVSYQANNFSIALNVNNILNAYLYSGAYYSVGYYYYQTEALRNARLSIGYKF, encoded by the coding sequence ATGAAAAAGTACTATTATTCCTTATTCTTGATGTTATGTGCTTATTTTACTATGGCACAAACCGCCATAGTAAAAGGACGAATTACCACAAAAGATGGAAAGCCTGCCGAGTTTGTCAATGTGATTATTAAGGGTACAAACAAAGGAACTATTGCCAATGAGCATGGCGAATACGAATTAGCCAACCTAAAGGCTGGTAACTATACTGTTCAGGCAAGTTTTGTTGGCTTGGCAGCATTACAAAAGAAAGTTCGCTTAGAAAATGGTCAAACCACCCAGGTTGACTTTGTACTGGACGAAGATAGCCAGCAACTAAAAGAAGTGGTGGTAGTGTCCAATCCAAGTAAATACGTAACGGATTACCCTTCGATTTCGCTTCGTCTCAAAACTCCTTTGCTTGAATTGCCTCAAAATATTCAGGTAGTTACTAAGCAATTATTACAAGACCAACAGATTTTTGATATGCTAGAAGGCGTAACACGCAATGTAAGTGGTGTTACTCGCCTAGAACACTGGGACAATTACGCTCTTTTGAATATGCGTGGTTCACAAATTGCAGCATTTCGCAATGGTATGAACGTACAGATGTCGTGGGGGCCATTGGCCGAAGACATGAGTATGATTGAGCGTATTGAATTTGTGAAAGGCCCTGCAGGCTTTATGCTGGCCAATGGCGAACCTGCAGGCTTTTATAATGTTGTAACCAAAAAGCCAACAGGCATAACCAAAGGCGAAGCTACTATGACAGTAGGTAGTTTTGGTACATATCGCTCGACACTTGACTTGGATGGAAAACTTAGCGAAGATGGCAAATTATTATATCGCTTGAATTTGATGGGACAAATGAAGGGTTCACACCGTGATTTTGAGTTCAACAATCGTGTGTCGGTAGCTCCAGTAATCAAATATCAATTTAATGATAAAACGTCGCTTACGGCTGAATATACTTATCAGTACAACCAGATGTCGATGATTGGTTCTAATTACTCTTTCTCGAAAAAAGGATACGCTGATTTGCCTGTAAACTTCACTACTGCCGAAGCCAATATGCCAACTACCAATATCAACGACAATACACTATTCTTGACATTGGCACATGCTATCAATAAAAACTGGAAATTTACAGGGCAAGTTGCTTACATGAACTACAAACAGATTGGTCAGTCGATGTGGCCATCAGGGTTTTCGGCCGATGGCGACACCCTGTACCGCAATATGGGTATTTGGGATATTGATGGAACCAATAAGCTTGGACAGTTTTTTGTAAATGGCGATTTTACAACTGGCCGTATCAAACACTTGTTGTTGGGTGGTATCGACATGGGAAGTAAAAACTATTTCCACGACTGGTCTAAGAGCCAAGATATTGGTTCGCTCGCTATTTACAAGCCACAATATGGGCTAGTAGCCGCTACATCGTATCCTAAATTTGACCGTTCGTTGAGCCTTCGTGAGCGTGGTGTTAATTATTACCAGAATTATACAGGAATTTATTTACAAGATGAAATACACTTAATTGAAAATAAATTACGCCTTACCTTAGCAGGACGCTATACCACTTCGACCGATGGTAATCCTTATTCAGGAGCTGCAAAAGCCGATAAATTTACGCCTAGAATAGGGTTGAGTTATTCATTAGACAAACATACGACAGCTTATGGGGTATTTGACGAAGCTTTTATTCCACAAGCTGGTGCTGATAAAAATGGCAAAGGATTTGACCCTATTACTGGAAATAACAAAGAATTGGGCTTGAAAAGAGAATGGCTTGGGGGTTTATGGACAACCACTTTGGCGGCTTATCGTATTACCAAAAATAATGTATTGACTGCCGACCCAAGCAACCCTAATTTTTCGATACAGCTTGGACAAACCCAAACAGAAGGTATTGAATTTGATTTACGTGGGCAGATTGTTCATGGTTTAGACCTTACGTTGAACTATGCTTATACTGATGCAAAAGTAACCAAAGATACCGACCCTAAAAAAGTGGGCGTTCCAGTAGCAGGTTCTACTAAAAACATTGCTAATGCGTGGATTGCTTATAAGGCTACCAACGGAGCAATAAAAGGTTGGGGGCTTTCGCTAGGTGGACAGTACCAGGCTGGGCGTTCGTCTTGGTATGTATTTGATGGTACAACTCAGCCGCTAAAAGATTACTTCCGTATGGATGGAGCAGTGTCTTACCAAGCAAACAATTTCTCTATAGCCTTGAATGTCAACAATATCTTGAATGCTTATCTATATTCAGGAGCTTATTATTCAGTAGGTTATTATTATTATCAAACCGAAGCCTTACGTAATGCACGTTTGTCGATTGGATATAAATTCTAA
- a CDS encoding lactate utilization protein B translates to METKVLEHSAASEVFNKDKERVGWHDETLWFVRSKRDKAAHQIPDWELLRETASQIKHNVLSNMHDYLVMFEANAQKNGITVHWAADAEEHNKIIHEILTKHHVKQMVKSKSMLTEECHLNDFLSKNGIEVIDTDLGERIVQMRNEPPSHIVLPAIHLKKEDVGETFHIHLGTEKGNKDPQYLTEAARQHLREKFLTRKVALTGVNFAVAETGEFVVCTNEGNADMGAHLADVHIACMGFEKMIPKREHLGVFLRLLARSATGQPITTYSSHFKKPRDGQEMHIVIVDNGRSTQLGREDFRNSLKCIRCGACMNTCPVYRRSGGHSYHNAVAGPIGSILAPNLDMKKNADLPFASTLCGSCSNVCPVKIDIHDQLYKWRQVLVKEGHAPLAKKIGMELMTFTLSHPKVFQNGGKIGRWVMQKAPFVVNNALNPWYKQRDMPEPPQQSFREWYINNKKPTS, encoded by the coding sequence ATGGAAACAAAAGTGCTAGAGCATAGTGCCGCTTCGGAGGTATTTAATAAAGACAAAGAGCGAGTGGGTTGGCATGATGAAACCTTGTGGTTTGTAAGAAGTAAACGTGATAAAGCGGCTCATCAGATTCCTGATTGGGAGTTATTGCGTGAAACGGCCTCGCAAATCAAACACAATGTGCTATCCAATATGCACGATTATTTGGTGATGTTTGAAGCCAATGCCCAAAAAAATGGTATAACAGTACATTGGGCGGCTGATGCCGAAGAACACAACAAGATTATTCATGAAATTTTGACAAAACATCATGTCAAGCAAATGGTAAAAAGTAAGTCGATGCTTACAGAAGAATGTCATTTGAATGATTTTTTGTCAAAAAATGGCATAGAAGTAATTGATACCGACCTTGGCGAGCGAATCGTACAAATGCGAAACGAACCTCCAAGCCATATTGTTTTGCCTGCTATTCACCTCAAAAAGGAAGATGTTGGCGAAACATTTCATATTCATTTGGGTACAGAAAAGGGTAATAAAGACCCACAATATTTGACCGAAGCTGCTCGTCAGCATTTGCGTGAAAAGTTTTTGACTCGCAAAGTTGCATTGACAGGCGTAAATTTTGCCGTTGCCGAAACAGGTGAGTTTGTGGTATGTACCAATGAAGGCAATGCCGACATGGGAGCTCATTTGGCCGATGTACATATTGCTTGTATGGGTTTTGAAAAAATGATTCCTAAAAGAGAACATCTAGGTGTTTTCTTACGACTATTGGCTCGAAGTGCCACTGGGCAGCCCATTACTACCTATTCGAGTCATTTTAAAAAGCCTCGTGATGGACAAGAAATGCACATTGTGATTGTCGATAATGGTCGCTCGACACAGCTAGGGCGTGAAGATTTTCGCAATTCCCTAAAATGTATTCGTTGTGGAGCTTGTATGAATACTTGCCCTGTATACCGCCGAAGTGGTGGACATAGCTATCATAATGCTGTAGCTGGGCCAATTGGTTCAATTTTAGCTCCTAATTTGGACATGAAAAAGAATGCCGATTTACCATTTGCTTCAACGCTATGTGGGTCGTGTAGCAATGTTTGTCCTGTAAAAATTGATATTCACGACCAACTGTATAAATGGCGACAAGTTTTGGTAAAAGAAGGACATGCTCCTTTAGCCAAAAAAATAGGTATGGAACTGATGACATTTACGCTTTCGCATCCAAAAGTATTTCAGAATGGAGGAAAAATTGGGCGTTGGGTTATGCAAAAAGCCCCATTTGTTGTCAATAATGCCCTGAATCCTTGGTACAAACAGCGTGATATGCCTGAGCCACCCCAACAGTCATTTAGGGAATGGTATATCAACAACAAAAAACCTACTTCATAA
- a CDS encoding TetR/AcrR family transcriptional regulator, with protein sequence MAIKDAHTEELIKETAKRVFFKEGRFHATTQEIADAAGVNRALIHYYFRSRDQLLEVIIKEGVLMMHLKLKSIVNSEVEFKDKIDRFLDILIEESLEFPYNETFIITEMNKNPNSKMLETLGCMKDEVVEVFAQYIRDEIEKGTIEAISPTHFMVNLMSLVAYPLVSKPLLSQVFKWDKQDFNQFMKERKEVILNLVFKK encoded by the coding sequence ATGGCCATAAAAGACGCACATACCGAAGAGCTTATCAAAGAAACAGCTAAAAGGGTTTTCTTCAAAGAAGGGCGTTTCCATGCTACTACACAAGAAATTGCCGATGCCGCAGGCGTAAATAGGGCATTGATTCATTACTATTTTAGAAGCCGTGACCAGCTACTCGAAGTGATTATTAAAGAGGGTGTTTTGATGATGCACCTCAAGCTCAAAAGTATTGTCAATTCTGAAGTTGAGTTTAAAGATAAAATAGATAGATTCCTAGATATTTTGATTGAGGAATCGTTGGAGTTTCCTTATAATGAGACATTTATTATTACCGAAATGAACAAAAATCCAAATTCGAAGATGCTCGAAACACTTGGATGTATGAAAGATGAGGTAGTAGAAGTGTTTGCTCAATATATTCGTGACGAGATTGAAAAGGGAACGATAGAAGCTATTTCACCCACACATTTTATGGTAAACTTGATGTCGTTGGTTGCTTACCCCTTGGTTTCAAAGCCTTTACTGAGCCAAGTATTCAAATGGGACAAACAGGATTTTAACCAATTTATGAAAGAACGCAAAGAGGTGATTCTTAATCTTGTTTTTAAAAAATGA
- a CDS encoding LutC/YkgG family protein — protein sequence MSSREKILGAIAKNQPAFRALPSLTGLGNNTIDIVTQFKTVLSGIGGQVIEVDTWDDIIAFVKQHYEPQMRVISTLEELSTIAETNRTNLDPHTLENVDLAILRGDFGVSENSAIWVTDSLLKQRVAPFIAQYLALVVDKNSILPSMHEAYQKIGNSEYGFGSFIAGPSKTADIEQSLVLGAHGARGLTVFLMK from the coding sequence ATGAGTAGCAGAGAGAAAATACTAGGTGCAATTGCCAAAAACCAGCCTGCTTTTAGAGCATTACCCTCATTGACAGGTTTGGGCAATAATACCATTGATATAGTCACACAGTTTAAAACGGTACTTTCGGGTATTGGCGGACAGGTTATTGAAGTTGATACTTGGGACGATATTATCGCTTTTGTCAAGCAGCATTATGAACCACAAATGCGAGTGATTTCTACTTTGGAAGAACTTAGTACTATTGCTGAGACCAACAGGACAAACCTTGATCCTCATACTTTAGAAAATGTAGATTTGGCTATTTTAAGAGGAGATTTTGGGGTTTCCGAAAATAGTGCTATATGGGTAACAGATAGTCTCTTAAAACAAAGAGTTGCCCCTTTTATTGCACAATATTTGGCTCTTGTAGTAGATAAAAATAGCATATTGCCATCTATGCACGAAGCTTACCAAAAAATTGGAAACAGCGAATATGGTTTTGGTAGTTTTATTGCTGGCCCCTCTAAAACTGCCGATATAGAACAATCGTTGGTGTTAGGGGCACATGGTGCTAGAGGGCTTACTGTATTTTTGATGAAATAA
- a CDS encoding (2Fe-2S) ferredoxin domain-containing protein: MSNLHFPEKSIFICDGSKCGKHKEIRKFLKEAIKDNGLKDRVEIVKIECTDRCKHAPILCFQPQNQWLSDTSIWEVEKVFKKLILEE; this comes from the coding sequence ATGAGCAATCTCCATTTTCCCGAAAAGTCTATATTTATTTGTGATGGTAGCAAATGTGGTAAACACAAAGAAATTCGTAAGTTTTTGAAGGAGGCTATTAAAGATAATGGCTTGAAAGACCGTGTAGAAATCGTAAAAATTGAGTGTACCGACCGCTGTAAACATGCTCCTATTCTGTGCTTTCAGCCACAAAATCAATGGCTTTCTGATACGTCTATTTGGGAAGTTGAAAAGGTGTTTAAGAAATTGATTTTAGAAGAATAA
- a CDS encoding DUF6686 family protein has protein sequence MYHSHDLVSIIERDTGYIGYCEACQKYNFAYKNALFIFSEDEFRAFRQLLVERIGLYEFYTSHGKELFLKTPLPNYFILFAENEIEEMLEMITETTLILDARRIVNS, from the coding sequence ATGTACCACTCGCATGATTTAGTTTCGATTATTGAACGAGACACAGGCTATATTGGCTACTGCGAAGCATGCCAAAAATATAATTTTGCCTACAAAAACGCTCTTTTTATCTTCAGTGAAGATGAATTTCGGGCTTTTAGGCAGCTTTTAGTAGAACGGATAGGGCTTTATGAGTTTTATACTTCGCATGGCAAAGAGTTGTTTTTGAAGACTCCCCTACCTAATTACTTTATTTTATTTGCCGAAAATGAAATCGAAGAAATGTTGGAAATGATTACCGAGACAACCTTGATTCTCGATGCAAGAAGAATTGTCAATTCATAA
- a CDS encoding carboxymuconolactone decarboxylase family protein, whose product MEPRVKIQDAQPAGWKAMFALEGYLATTEVSKTHKELIKIRTSQINSCAFCIDMHTADAIKHGETAKRIFLLNAWKETDVFTEEEKVVLAIAEEITLIHLNGLSETTYQKAKAIFSENYIAQLIMVAVTINAWNRIAISTHLPVSR is encoded by the coding sequence ATGGAACCAAGAGTTAAAATTCAGGATGCACAGCCAGCAGGATGGAAAGCAATGTTTGCCCTAGAAGGCTATTTAGCAACTACAGAAGTAAGCAAAACACACAAAGAATTAATCAAAATACGAACTTCACAAATCAATTCTTGTGCATTTTGTATTGATATGCATACGGCCGATGCTATTAAACATGGCGAAACAGCCAAACGTATTTTTTTATTGAATGCTTGGAAAGAAACAGATGTTTTTACCGAAGAGGAAAAAGTTGTATTGGCAATTGCAGAAGAAATTACGCTTATCCATTTGAATGGTCTTTCTGAGACAACCTACCAAAAAGCAAAAGCGATTTTTAGCGAAAATTATATTGCTCAGCTTATTATGGTAGCGGTAACTATTAATGCTTGGAATCGTATTGCTATTAGTACTCATTTGCCAGTATCTCGCTAA
- a CDS encoding sugar phosphate isomerase/epimerase family protein encodes MKKVHYFSVCCLVLTSLFSSFAQSGKPLYTFPLGAQAYTFRNSFPKGIVQTLDTIQALGITELEGNVPQGISAEAYLKLLKERNIKVPSTGAGYEEIVANPLDVVKKAKALGAKYVMVAWIPHKGNFGWDETQQAVKDFNKVGKVLQENGITFCYHIHGYEFVEYQNGTLFDYLVQNTNPQYVSFELDMLWAFHGGANPEKLLDKYGKRFKMLHVKDLRKGVKGDHSGSTPVTNDVTLGTGQIDVAGIIRKAKKLGIKHYFIEDESPIQNIQVPQSIAYLKSLKE; translated from the coding sequence ATGAAAAAAGTACATTATTTCTCTGTATGCTGTCTAGTACTGACAAGTCTTTTCAGCTCTTTTGCCCAATCGGGTAAGCCTCTTTATACCTTTCCTCTTGGGGCTCAGGCTTATACATTCCGCAACAGTTTTCCCAAAGGAATTGTACAAACACTCGACACCATCCAAGCTTTGGGAATTACCGAGCTAGAGGGCAATGTACCACAAGGTATTAGTGCCGAGGCCTATCTAAAACTTTTAAAAGAACGGAATATCAAAGTTCCTTCTACGGGTGCTGGTTATGAAGAAATTGTAGCAAACCCACTGGATGTTGTCAAAAAAGCCAAAGCTTTAGGAGCTAAGTATGTAATGGTAGCGTGGATTCCGCATAAAGGAAATTTTGGGTGGGACGAAACGCAACAAGCCGTAAAGGATTTTAATAAAGTTGGGAAAGTTTTACAGGAAAATGGTATTACTTTTTGCTATCATATTCACGGATACGAATTTGTTGAATACCAAAATGGTACACTTTTCGATTACTTGGTACAAAATACCAATCCCCAATATGTATCCTTTGAGTTAGATATGCTATGGGCATTTCATGGAGGGGCAAATCCCGAAAAACTGCTTGATAAATATGGCAAACGCTTCAAAATGCTTCATGTCAAAGATTTAAGAAAAGGCGTAAAAGGCGACCATTCGGGGTCAACTCCCGTTACAAACGATGTAACCTTAGGCACTGGTCAAATTGATGTGGCTGGTATTATTAGAAAAGCCAAAAAATTGGGTATCAAGCATTATTTTATCGAAGACGAAAGCCCTATTCAAAATATACAAGTACCCCAAAGTATAGCTTATCTTAAAAGCTTAAAAGAATAA